Part of the Geminocystis sp. M7585_C2015_104 genome, CTGTACTGCCTGTTTTAATGGCAGATACCCCATCGAAGTCCCAGACAACGTAAAACGCTCTAAACTGATGCTAGAAACCGTCAACTTTTAATTTTTTTCAGCTTCTCCCAGGCCAAACGGTATTTTTGCAGTCTTTGCCAGTCTTTTTCCGAAAGAGGGGCAGGGAGTCTAGTAATGTCCATGTTGTCCTGCAAGTCAGCCAGTTTCACTTCCACCGCCAGAGGGTTTTGGCTAATCCTGTCAATGTACTCCTCATAAGACTCCCCCTCCCTGTGAGTCAAACAGGCCAATGCCTCCAAAATCTCCTGAGGGAAGCCTTCCCTTTCCAAGTCTGCCAATGTCCAATTACTGTCCTCTACTACGTCATGCAACACCGCCACCATCTTCCCCTTCAGCGAACTTACCCTCAACATTAGTGTAATGGGGTGCAACACATAG contains:
- a CDS encoding GTP pyrophosphokinase: MGKDESELLERAIEIAVAAHRHQRQKNGLPYVLHPITLMLRVSSLKGKMVAVLHDVVEDSNWTLADLEREGFPQEILEALACLTHREGESYEEYIDRISQNPLAVEVKLADLQDNMDITRLPAPLSEKDWQRLQKYRLAWEKLKKIKS